In Myxococcales bacterium, a single genomic region encodes these proteins:
- a CDS encoding prepilin-type N-terminal cleavage/methylation domain-containing protein encodes MTRTTKTEAGATRWLGSVSPADARRLRKRGFTLIELMIVVTIVGILATLGVVGYRKMVNSAHVGEATQMIQSIRVAQESYRAETGSYASISTNLNGTLCPVATVKSEKVPWDPECSGGTAKWSVLPLHVDGPVLFRYTTVAGRAGDALPASPTGMPRAADFGGSGKGLNDWFVSAAKADTDSNGEYVFVVGTSWSNAVFVDNEGE; translated from the coding sequence GTGACGCGAACGACAAAGACGGAAGCCGGCGCGACGCGGTGGCTTGGTTCGGTCTCCCCCGCGGACGCGCGTCGTCTTCGGAAAAGGGGCTTCACGCTCATCGAGTTGATGATCGTGGTGACCATCGTCGGCATCCTCGCGACCCTCGGCGTGGTCGGTTATCGAAAGATGGTCAACTCGGCTCACGTCGGCGAAGCCACACAGATGATTCAGTCGATCCGCGTGGCGCAAGAGAGCTACCGCGCGGAGACAGGCTCCTACGCATCCATCTCGACGAACCTCAACGGGACCTTGTGCCCCGTCGCCACGGTGAAGTCCGAGAAGGTTCCGTGGGATCCCGAGTGCAGCGGCGGCACGGCCAAGTGGTCCGTGTTGCCGCTTCACGTCGACGGTCCCGTTCTCTTTCGCTACACGACCGTGGCCGGCCGCGCCGGGGATGCGCTCCCCGCGTCACCGACCGGAATGCCGAGGGCCGCTGACTTCGGGGGCTCGGGCAAAGGCCTCAACGATTGGTTCGTCTCCGCCGCCAAGGCCGACACCGACAGCAACGGCGAGTACGTCTTCGTCGTCGGCACGTCTTGGAGCAACGCAGTGTTCGTG
- a CDS encoding sigma-54-dependent Fis family transcriptional regulator has translation MAAPPHAAAKVSGAHVLVVDDETGLRDMLGILFRREGYKVTLASGLREGLEAVTSAPDPFGLVVTDLMMPDGSGMDLLTGAKARHAATEVIVMTAHSSVETAILAMKGGAYDFITKPFATAELRALAQKALEKSDIVSENKRLRARAERDAPKDLLGQSAPMRAIVDLARRIAASKSTVLITGESGSGKERVARVIHELSDRATKPFVVVNCGALPEALMESELFGHDKGAFTGATARHTGLFREADGGTLFLDEIGELPPPLQVKLLRVLQERKVRAVGSTAETPVDVRVLAATNRNVEDDVKTGRFRQDLYYRLNVIRIEIPPLRDRREDITLLASHFLERCGREHGKDVRSFHPDALRVMSDYPFPGNVRELENLVERAVALASAPIIGLGDLPAEISGAAARATPALLTLPEEGCNLDDVMAEAERRLIVEALERAGGVRTHAAKLLGVTLRSLRYRLQKLALDVGDADLASDSFEAAPESARDDE, from the coding sequence ATGGCCGCTCCTCCGCACGCCGCCGCCAAAGTGTCGGGGGCCCACGTGCTCGTCGTCGACGACGAGACGGGGCTCCGCGACATGCTGGGCATCCTGTTCCGACGCGAGGGCTACAAGGTGACGCTCGCGTCGGGGCTTCGGGAGGGACTCGAGGCCGTGACCTCGGCGCCAGATCCCTTCGGGCTCGTCGTCACTGACCTCATGATGCCCGACGGCTCGGGCATGGACCTCTTGACGGGCGCCAAGGCCCGCCACGCCGCGACGGAGGTCATCGTGATGACCGCCCACTCGAGCGTCGAGACGGCCATCTTGGCCATGAAAGGCGGGGCCTACGACTTCATCACGAAGCCGTTCGCAACGGCCGAGCTGCGGGCGCTCGCGCAAAAGGCGCTCGAAAAGTCCGACATCGTTTCGGAGAACAAACGGCTTCGCGCGCGCGCCGAGCGGGACGCGCCGAAAGATCTCCTGGGCCAGTCGGCTCCGATGCGCGCCATCGTCGATCTCGCCCGACGCATCGCGGCGAGCAAGAGCACGGTGCTGATCACGGGGGAGAGCGGCAGCGGCAAGGAGCGCGTCGCGCGCGTCATTCACGAGCTCTCGGACCGGGCGACCAAACCGTTCGTCGTCGTGAACTGCGGAGCCTTGCCCGAGGCGCTCATGGAGAGCGAGCTCTTTGGGCACGACAAGGGAGCCTTCACGGGCGCGACGGCGCGGCACACGGGCCTCTTTCGCGAAGCCGATGGCGGCACGCTCTTCCTCGATGAAATCGGCGAGCTGCCACCGCCGCTGCAAGTGAAGCTGCTTCGCGTGCTTCAAGAGCGGAAGGTTCGCGCCGTCGGCTCAACCGCCGAGACGCCCGTTGATGTGCGCGTCCTCGCGGCGACGAACCGCAACGTCGAAGACGACGTCAAGACGGGGCGCTTCCGGCAAGATCTCTACTACCGCCTCAACGTCATCCGCATCGAGATCCCGCCGCTCCGCGACCGACGAGAAGACATCACCCTTCTCGCGAGCCATTTCTTGGAACGTTGCGGACGCGAACACGGAAAGGACGTTCGCAGCTTCCATCCCGACGCGCTGCGCGTCATGAGCGACTACCCGTTCCCTGGCAACGTGCGCGAGCTCGAGAACCTGGTGGAGCGCGCCGTCGCCCTCGCGTCGGCGCCGATCATTGGCCTCGGGGACCTGCCGGCCGAGATCAGCGGTGCCGCCGCGCGCGCCACGCCGGCCTTGCTCACTCTTCCGGAGGAGGGCTGCAACCTGGACGACGTCATGGCCGAGGCCGAGCGCCGTCTCATCGTGGAGGCGCTGGAGCGCGCCGGCGGCGTGCGGACCCACGCGGCCAAGCTCTTGGGCGTCACGCTGCGGAGTCTGCGCTATCGCCTGCAAAAGCTCGCTCTTGACGTCGGCGACGCGGACCTCGCGAGCGACTCGTTTGAAGCGGCACCCGAGAGCGCCCGCGACGACGAGTAG
- a CDS encoding PEGA domain-containing protein: protein MRPSSSKLPAAAPAPSGGKASDSKIPAAASSQDAPAPAATAPAPYAADAKAPSGPGLDMEWDDEEEATHVLPEKDAKDAKESVTKTDTRVEPIKNEMTKVEGAPRPDGAPSRVPAPPGAGAPPAPPTMPGIGFRPVSAPPPNALGGFARASAMPAPPPPPPGMSAPPGMPGAPPPPPGATTSPMGPVGHLGGMASGAPMPPHMMQGQVHTAPMPMPGNGPPIHAARALEQTALVHPAPSRTGLYVGVGLVCIVAVIGVLALGIPRNGKLRVNATDSKGATLSRVEVFVDGRKVCETSPCLVEDLSPGNHMVKAIVGNDAVDQSVTIEARAEAVANLSVAGASSGSGTSSAPPKGTGLRVTGTQPGVRLLVDGREVGALPQDLRDLSPGEHKVRVVGSERYEPFEKSVTVAKDETLSLDNVVLKVLKGKATITLATTGAKVTLVSGNIRKDIPTFPISVDIDTTQTWTLEASKNGFVDFKLPISFADGQAEKTIHVELEPKGAAVNKPDRTEKPAVEKPVAAKPTEKPAEKPTEKPTAAKPTEKPTEKPTEKPAATAASGEGTLDINSVPASSVLLDGKPIGNTPKMKVPVSAGNHTVTFVNSEQGLKKVVQITVSAGESKKVIQKLRE, encoded by the coding sequence GTGCGGCCAAGCTCCAGCAAGCTGCCTGCCGCGGCGCCCGCGCCGTCGGGTGGCAAGGCCAGCGACAGCAAGATCCCTGCGGCCGCGTCTTCCCAAGACGCGCCGGCGCCCGCCGCCACGGCGCCAGCGCCGTACGCAGCCGACGCCAAGGCCCCGTCGGGCCCGGGCCTCGACATGGAGTGGGACGACGAAGAAGAAGCCACCCATGTCCTTCCTGAGAAGGACGCGAAGGACGCCAAAGAGTCGGTGACCAAGACCGACACGCGCGTTGAGCCCATCAAGAACGAGATGACCAAGGTCGAAGGCGCGCCGCGCCCCGATGGCGCTCCGTCACGCGTTCCCGCTCCGCCCGGTGCCGGAGCGCCCCCGGCGCCGCCAACGATGCCTGGCATCGGCTTCCGTCCCGTGTCGGCGCCGCCGCCGAACGCCCTGGGTGGTTTCGCCCGTGCGTCGGCCATGCCCGCGCCGCCCCCGCCGCCGCCCGGCATGAGCGCACCCCCGGGAATGCCCGGCGCCCCGCCGCCGCCACCCGGAGCCACCACGTCGCCGATGGGGCCCGTCGGGCACCTCGGCGGCATGGCCAGCGGCGCACCGATGCCGCCGCACATGATGCAGGGTCAGGTCCACACGGCGCCGATGCCGATGCCCGGCAACGGCCCGCCCATCCATGCGGCTCGTGCGCTCGAACAAACAGCGCTGGTTCATCCTGCACCGAGCCGCACCGGTCTCTACGTCGGCGTGGGCCTCGTCTGCATCGTGGCTGTGATCGGCGTCCTTGCGCTCGGCATTCCGCGCAACGGCAAGCTTCGCGTCAACGCGACCGACTCGAAGGGCGCGACGCTCTCCCGCGTCGAGGTCTTCGTCGACGGTCGGAAGGTCTGCGAGACCTCGCCGTGCCTCGTCGAAGATCTCTCGCCCGGCAACCACATGGTGAAAGCCATCGTCGGCAACGACGCCGTCGACCAATCGGTCACCATCGAAGCGCGCGCCGAGGCGGTCGCAAACCTCAGCGTCGCCGGTGCCTCGAGCGGTAGCGGCACGAGCAGCGCTCCGCCGAAGGGCACGGGCCTCCGCGTAACGGGAACTCAGCCCGGCGTGCGCCTCCTCGTCGACGGCCGCGAAGTGGGAGCGCTCCCTCAAGACTTGCGCGATCTGTCCCCCGGCGAGCACAAGGTTCGCGTCGTCGGGTCCGAGCGCTACGAGCCCTTCGAGAAGTCGGTCACGGTGGCGAAGGATGAAACGCTCAGCCTCGACAACGTGGTCCTCAAGGTCCTCAAGGGCAAAGCCACCATCACGCTCGCCACGACGGGCGCGAAGGTGACGCTGGTCTCGGGAAACATCCGCAAGGACATCCCCACGTTCCCGATCTCGGTGGACATCGACACCACGCAAACGTGGACCCTCGAGGCCTCGAAGAACGGCTTCGTGGACTTCAAGCTTCCCATCAGCTTCGCTGACGGCCAGGCCGAAAAGACGATTCACGTGGAGCTTGAGCCCAAGGGCGCCGCCGTCAACAAGCCGGATCGCACCGAGAAGCCCGCCGTGGAGAAGCCCGTGGCGGCCAAGCCGACGGAGAAGCCCGCGGAGAAGCCTACCGAGAAGCCCACGGCGGCCAAGCCGACCGAGAAGCCCACGGAAAAGCCCACCGAAAAGCCGGCGGCCACCGCCGCGTCGGGCGAGGGCACGCTCGACATCAACTCGGTGCCGGCCTCTTCGGTGCTCCTCGACGGCAAGCCCATCGGAAACACGCCGAAGATGAAGGTGCCCGTCTCGGCAGGCAATCACACGGTGACGTTCGTCAACAGCGAGCAAGGCCTCAAGAAGGTCGTCCAGATCACCGTGAGCGCCGGCGAAAGCAAGAAGGTCATCCAGAAGCTCCGCGAGTAA
- the rimO gene encoding 30S ribosomal protein S12 methylthiotransferase RimO, whose translation MAKKSIYFVSLGCPKNRVDSEVMIGVAKGAGYRLVDAPEDAQAIVVNTCGFIGEAKKESIDTIFELAELKRSGALKKLVVAGCLSQRYPDELSREMPEVDHFLGSSDMLRLKDVLSGDEEERMLVGNPADWVVRASDPRVITGPRASAYVKIAEGCNRSCAFCTIPQFRGKQRSRPIDDVVREVEQLAAAGTKEVNLISHDTIAYGRDLRGERELPKEERTKLAALVRRVAEVPGIRWVRIFYLYPETMDDELVELIASHPRVVRYVDMPLQHASDAMLKRMKRGHGIDRQRRVVERLRNAIPDLVFRTAFIVGHPGETDADFGELTAFVEWARFEHMGVFRYSDEETCKSFLMDEKVPVGVAGARYRKLMSVQRKIARARNKARVGSTLEVLVEGVSEEHEFVMKGRHAGQAPDIDGQVYLSGGEARAGEMRRVRISQSSDYDLVGELVEEEVSAATKKAAPKKKVGLRVVP comes from the coding sequence ATGGCCAAAAAGAGCATCTACTTCGTCAGCCTCGGCTGCCCGAAAAACCGCGTCGATAGCGAAGTGATGATCGGTGTCGCCAAGGGCGCCGGCTACCGCCTCGTAGACGCCCCCGAAGACGCTCAAGCCATCGTGGTCAATACGTGTGGCTTCATCGGTGAAGCGAAGAAGGAATCCATCGACACGATCTTCGAGCTAGCCGAGCTCAAGCGAAGCGGCGCCTTGAAGAAGCTCGTCGTCGCTGGTTGCCTCTCGCAGCGCTACCCCGACGAACTGTCCCGCGAGATGCCCGAGGTCGACCACTTCCTCGGCTCCAGCGACATGCTCCGCCTCAAGGACGTTCTGAGCGGTGACGAAGAAGAGCGCATGCTCGTGGGCAACCCCGCCGATTGGGTCGTCCGCGCCTCAGACCCCCGTGTCATCACCGGCCCGCGCGCCAGCGCCTACGTCAAGATCGCGGAGGGCTGCAACCGGAGCTGCGCCTTCTGCACGATCCCGCAGTTTCGCGGCAAGCAGCGCTCGCGGCCCATCGACGACGTCGTGCGCGAGGTCGAACAGCTCGCCGCCGCCGGCACCAAAGAGGTCAACCTCATCTCGCATGACACCATCGCCTACGGCCGCGACCTGCGCGGCGAGCGCGAGCTGCCCAAGGAGGAGCGCACGAAGCTTGCGGCGCTCGTGCGGCGCGTCGCCGAGGTCCCCGGCATAAGGTGGGTTCGTATTTTCTACCTCTACCCAGAGACGATGGACGACGAGCTCGTCGAGCTCATCGCGAGCCATCCCCGCGTGGTCCGCTACGTCGACATGCCGCTTCAGCATGCCTCCGACGCGATGCTCAAGCGCATGAAGCGCGGCCACGGCATCGACCGCCAGCGGCGTGTCGTCGAACGCCTCCGAAACGCGATCCCGGACCTCGTGTTCCGCACCGCGTTCATCGTGGGCCATCCCGGCGAGACCGACGCCGACTTCGGCGAGCTCACGGCGTTCGTCGAGTGGGCTCGCTTCGAGCACATGGGCGTCTTCCGCTACTCCGACGAAGAGACCTGCAAGAGCTTCCTCATGGATGAGAAGGTCCCCGTGGGCGTAGCCGGCGCGCGGTACCGCAAGCTCATGTCCGTCCAGCGCAAGATCGCGCGGGCGCGGAACAAGGCCCGCGTGGGCTCGACGCTCGAGGTGCTCGTCGAGGGCGTCAGCGAAGAGCACGAGTTCGTCATGAAAGGACGCCACGCGGGACAGGCGCCGGACATCGACGGGCAGGTTTACCTCTCAGGCGGCGAAGCGCGCGCCGGGGAGATGCGGCGCGTTCGCATCTCCCAGTCGAGCGACTACGACCTCGTCGGCGAGCTCGTGGAAGAGGAGGTCAGCGCGGCGACCAAGAAGGCGGCGCCTAAGAAGAAGGTCGGCCTCCGCGTCGTGCCGTGA
- a CDS encoding lamin tail domain-containing protein, which yields MFSYRLRALVVCVVGLGFLAGALACGEVPARKAKATSDGGDLLEEDFGYEDEQTEPETNVTSSSKDAGTITIPSRPSDGGVDVAKPASDGGACTGDIAPGDLNVVEIMVASKTGQGDTAEWVEIQSSRGCRLNVKGVKIASPRGTSGVDAVTVATDLELPPYGTFVVTGDADPLKNGGLPGPLVAWGTSDVLKNDGDTIEITNAAGAVIDKVTYPSTNPAVTPGVSIAFPANCSWSDRSSWVRWSQSPVTSTYGSASLKGTPNKDNTDVVCY from the coding sequence ATGTTCTCCTACCGTCTCCGCGCCCTTGTGGTGTGCGTCGTGGGCCTGGGCTTCCTCGCCGGAGCGTTGGCGTGCGGAGAGGTTCCGGCACGCAAGGCGAAGGCCACGAGCGACGGCGGCGATCTGCTTGAAGAGGACTTCGGCTACGAAGACGAGCAGACAGAGCCGGAGACCAACGTCACGAGCTCCTCGAAAGACGCGGGCACCATCACGATCCCGTCGCGACCGAGCGATGGCGGCGTTGACGTCGCCAAGCCCGCCAGCGACGGCGGAGCGTGCACCGGCGACATTGCGCCGGGCGATCTGAACGTCGTCGAGATCATGGTCGCGTCCAAGACGGGACAAGGCGACACCGCGGAGTGGGTCGAGATCCAGAGCTCGCGCGGATGCCGCCTCAACGTGAAGGGCGTCAAGATCGCCAGTCCGCGAGGCACCAGCGGCGTCGACGCGGTGACCGTCGCCACGGACCTCGAGCTGCCTCCCTACGGCACCTTCGTCGTCACCGGCGACGCCGACCCGCTAAAGAATGGCGGCCTGCCGGGCCCGCTCGTCGCCTGGGGCACGAGTGACGTGCTCAAGAACGACGGCGACACCATCGAAATCACGAACGCAGCCGGCGCCGTGATCGACAAGGTCACCTACCCGTCGACCAACCCCGCCGTCACGCCGGGCGTATCCATCGCCTTCCCTGCCAATTGTTCGTGGAGCGACCGCTCCAGTTGGGTCCGCTGGAGCCAGTCGCCGGTCACGTCGACCTACGGCTCCGCGTCGCTGAAAGGCACGCCCAACAAGGACAACACGGACGTCGTCTGCTACTGA
- the carA gene encoding glutamine-hydrolyzing carbamoyl-phosphate synthase small subunit, with protein sequence MSEPIHLVLEDGTVFEGRSFGAVGTTVGELVFTTTMTGYQEVLTDPSYRGQIVVMTAPEMGNVGINREDAESTHERPLLAGFCVREASPLASNWRSDEALDAYLKRHGVVSIAELDTRRLARHIRDRGAQNAALGPGDPALLLQAARKAPNMNGRDLVSEVTPKEPYSWTEGRGPWAAPFGKPAAAAASGNAPHVVVFDYGVKRNILRCLVDVGFRVTAVPASTSADAALALAPDAFFLSNGPGDPSAVPQAADTVRALLGQRPIFGICLGHQILALALGAKTYKLKFGHRGANQPVKDLKTGRVEITTQNHGFCVDLETLPSGVLSSHVHLNDGTSEGLSVESARAFSVQYHPEAAAGPHDSLYLFERFRALARV encoded by the coding sequence ATGAGCGAACCCATTCATCTTGTGCTCGAGGACGGCACGGTCTTCGAGGGGCGAAGTTTCGGCGCGGTCGGAACCACCGTCGGCGAGCTCGTCTTCACGACCACGATGACCGGCTACCAGGAGGTCCTCACCGATCCTTCGTACCGCGGGCAGATCGTCGTGATGACGGCGCCCGAGATGGGCAACGTCGGCATCAACCGCGAGGACGCCGAGTCGACGCACGAGCGGCCGCTGCTCGCCGGCTTCTGCGTTCGCGAAGCCAGCCCCCTGGCGTCGAACTGGCGCAGCGACGAGGCCCTCGACGCGTACCTCAAGCGCCACGGCGTCGTGTCGATCGCAGAGCTCGACACCCGGCGCCTCGCCCGGCACATTCGCGATCGCGGTGCCCAGAACGCCGCGCTCGGCCCCGGAGACCCTGCCCTGCTCCTCCAAGCGGCGCGTAAGGCGCCCAACATGAACGGGCGTGATCTCGTGAGCGAGGTCACCCCTAAGGAGCCCTACTCGTGGACCGAGGGTCGAGGTCCGTGGGCCGCGCCCTTCGGTAAGCCTGCCGCCGCCGCAGCGAGCGGCAACGCGCCGCACGTCGTGGTGTTCGACTACGGCGTCAAGCGAAACATCCTGCGCTGCCTCGTTGACGTCGGCTTTCGCGTCACCGCCGTTCCCGCGTCAACGTCCGCCGACGCGGCCCTCGCGCTCGCGCCCGACGCGTTCTTCTTGTCGAACGGCCCCGGCGATCCTTCGGCGGTGCCGCAGGCGGCCGACACGGTCCGGGCGCTCTTGGGCCAGCGACCGATCTTCGGCATCTGCCTCGGACACCAGATCCTCGCGCTCGCGCTCGGCGCCAAGACGTACAAGCTCAAGTTTGGTCATCGCGGCGCCAACCAGCCGGTGAAGGATCTCAAGACGGGTCGGGTCGAGATCACGACGCAGAACCATGGCTTCTGCGTTGACCTCGAGACGCTCCCGTCGGGCGTGCTTTCAAGCCACGTCCACCTGAACGACGGCACCAGTGAAGGCTTGTCGGTGGAGAGTGCACGCGCTTTCAGTGTGCAGTACCACCCTGAGGCCGCCGCGGGCCCCCACGACTCCCTCTATTTATTCGAGCGGTTTCGGGCACTTGCAAGAGTCTAA
- a CDS encoding dihydroorotase, giving the protein MSEQVALVFRGARAVDESGERDGAVDVVIEGGRITRLGRDAARAMPASERVRVIDAAGLVVAPGFVDLHAHLREPGFEHKEDIRSGLAAAAAGGFTDVCAMPNTNPVNDCRLVTELMLAKAKEASRVRLHPIGAITKGQGGESLAEIGEMRAAGAVAISDDGRCVTNSHVMRRALEYAATFDLPVIQHAEDHALTAGAVMHEGAVSTRLGLRGWPRVAEDIIVARDVLLAEYVGARYHLAHASTEGSVRILREAKSRGLAVTAEVTPHHLLFTDARVLGYDTACKVNPPLREERDVEALRAGLADGTIDCIATDHAPHSLGDKACEFVDAQMGMMGLELCLPALLGLVERGVLSLPRLIGALTSGPARIAGLGPRTLREGAAADLVIFDGARSWRVEARELKTKSANTPLWGTEVKGRVLFTLVAGSLVHEIAPGP; this is encoded by the coding sequence GTGAGCGAGCAGGTCGCGCTCGTCTTTCGGGGGGCCCGCGCCGTCGACGAATCCGGCGAGCGTGACGGCGCCGTCGACGTCGTCATCGAAGGCGGCCGCATCACCCGTCTCGGCCGCGACGCGGCGCGAGCCATGCCCGCGAGCGAGCGCGTACGCGTCATCGACGCCGCTGGCCTCGTCGTTGCGCCGGGCTTCGTCGACCTGCACGCCCATCTCCGAGAGCCTGGCTTCGAGCACAAGGAAGACATCAGGAGCGGCCTCGCGGCGGCGGCGGCCGGCGGTTTCACCGACGTCTGCGCGATGCCAAACACGAACCCCGTCAACGACTGTCGCCTCGTGACGGAGTTGATGCTCGCCAAGGCGAAGGAGGCCTCGCGCGTTCGCCTTCACCCCATCGGCGCCATCACCAAGGGGCAAGGCGGCGAGTCGCTGGCCGAGATCGGCGAGATGCGCGCGGCCGGCGCCGTCGCCATCTCCGACGACGGCCGCTGCGTGACGAACAGTCACGTCATGCGACGCGCGCTCGAATACGCCGCGACCTTCGACCTGCCCGTGATCCAGCATGCCGAGGACCACGCGCTCACGGCCGGTGCGGTGATGCACGAAGGTGCCGTGTCGACGCGCCTCGGTCTCCGCGGCTGGCCGCGCGTCGCCGAAGACATCATCGTGGCGCGCGACGTCCTCCTCGCCGAATACGTCGGCGCGCGGTACCACCTCGCGCATGCGTCGACGGAGGGCTCGGTGCGCATCCTCCGCGAAGCCAAGAGCCGCGGCTTGGCCGTCACTGCCGAGGTCACGCCGCACCACCTGCTCTTCACCGATGCGCGCGTCCTTGGCTACGACACGGCGTGCAAGGTGAACCCGCCCTTGCGCGAAGAGCGCGACGTCGAAGCGCTCCGGGCGGGCCTCGCCGACGGCACCATCGATTGCATCGCCACGGATCACGCGCCGCACTCGCTGGGCGACAAGGCCTGTGAGTTCGTCGACGCCCAGATGGGCATGATGGGCCTCGAGCTGTGCCTTCCCGCGCTCCTCGGCCTCGTGGAGCGCGGTGTCCTGTCGCTCCCGCGCCTCATCGGCGCCTTGACGTCGGGCCCGGCGCGCATCGCCGGGCTCGGCCCGCGAACTCTTCGTGAAGGGGCCGCGGCCGATCTGGTCATCTTCGACGGAGCGCGCTCGTGGCGCGTCGAGGCACGAGAGCTCAAGACCAAATCGGCGAACACGCCCCTGTGGGGCACCGAGGTCAAAGGCCGGGTCCTCTTCACCCTTGTCGCCGGCAGCCTTGTGCACGAGATTGCGCCGGGCCCATGA